The Cryptomeria japonica chromosome 6, Sugi_1.0, whole genome shotgun sequence genomic interval attacttcaatgaaaatggagtttgtttacaatcaatggcaacaatttcttgccttgtcctcctattctactgtctaactactttcaactatttctataCTATCTCTAATCCTCTAATCTCTCTAACTCTAATtctcttttacaaatgaaatgtttgggcttatatagtgcccacaatacaatctgatggcttagatcaattcaagatcaatggccaagattcaacaatgaaaaccctaattagggtttgttacaaccattacataacatttaatgtttgaccaatgataaaattgtattgcttggacacatgtcccttttagaaaaattgaccaatggatagccagggtaggtacatcggagtttgtgccaccttccatgagttaagtacattgaatctggtcatgctgaggtggaacacactgactggagaaatgatgactaggacgccacctcatctaacacttgtaacttggtagatattcatcttgatattgttgagaaacttgctttaattaattcctctggatctattttgcttcttcaacgagcccttgttctaactccttgcgtccttgatgtgcaggaagatgatgtacctcgccttggaacgctggattgcccttgatgatgttagtccaaagaaggtcgtccatgtcctggcttgatcgtcctggcgaagaccgtccttgatccggcttgattttccttgaagagacctccatttgatgcctacacaacatttcaaaattagtaacatgattttgcaatacataacataaattagagagcaaattttaggaaacttaatgataagtcctttattaatcatttcctaaaaaagactgagctaaggaaaaacaaaatttcaaaattaaggcaatgacaatcaaaattcgaaattaaaacaagagatcttgccatacctcacttgagagcttaactctaaaatgcaaaatgaataaaatcgcctaggcaaaatttgaaataagatggtcttgatgtgatcttcaaaagaacgttcctcttatcaacttcgccacccttcaagtcttggacgtgatctccAATGCCTTGGCAAATTCGCTCAAATAGATCTTCAAGTATCGCACCACCCTTTGATAGACTAGCGCCACCTTGGATGGAATTCGCACCACACATGAACTACTTCGCACTATCTTCGCTTCTCCTCAAGATCGCATGTAGAGGgttaaaaatgattatgtgaaaatgattgtttttcaccctccatatatagcgcttgcattgcattcatcccttaggccgacttgaggatataaaacaattttttaaatgatttttaaatgatttagcaAGGCCGACCTCCAAGTATAGTGCTTCAATTCgattttttctattaattaattaattaattaaatgcctttcgttttttaatttgtaaattttgatttttaataaaggcaaaataattaataaatgtcaaacgccatattaaatgctaattaaattagattttcaattttatcgaacttagcatttaaggaaaatttgaaatgtttatttggcaCCAAAATTTATCTAaaatttcacttcatcaccttcgaaaattatattcaacggattcgtaatgcctcctttcattcaatcatgccttgagatcggttgaaatttggtgagaaaatcatctacaacaaaaatcgctctggtcccttcctgagggacaggagcgaacttaagcattttggtcctttgttgacgtttgataatcttcaatttgtcttcaacgggttcgattgacctcctttcttgccttcgaacataaaatttgcttgatctttgcccagatcgtaccttatgaagaatttcgctctggtccttcagtgagggacaggagcgaatttgaccctctaggcaaaaacttcatcatttcattgtttttgatcaagtctggatgctctatcatgctcatttcgtccttcaccatgcctatgatgtctcgattcgtccaaacaaggtcaggaatggctcaactaagcattttcgctctggtcccttggtgagggacacgagcgattcgccttggtcccttggagaggggcaGGAgtgcatttcgctctggacccttggagaaggacacgagcgaaatttgacttttcgcactctcgatcaggacaattttaatggaatataacatttaagtataagtgacatttccttctatgtttcttctttcttatactttaagttatattccatatatactttcaggatgttacttaaatgacatttccttctatgtttcttctttcttatactttaagttatattccatatatactttcaggatgtttgagagtggtttcagacctccaggagttatattgcaaaatctagtttttggaggttttttcagtttccagacttagtcaaattcaggatcaagacattccagacttagccaaatttcaggatcaggaccttactcaagccggacttgttatcctgttgatctccccgacagcgcttcaagttatattcatttgataaaatgcacctctttggaccttttcacatcgtcaagacgttaaaatcttgcaaggacaaagcaaaattggatttgtagctccggtccttcactgagggacaggagcgatttttcccctggaggcatttctgtgttcatgaaaatcttcaatttatattcaatggaaagatctcgcctttctccatcacttccaattcgtaattcatcttgaccctgcaggaatagtaaaatatttgaaaacgagctcccgtccttcactgagggacaggagcgattttgctcctacaggccaaaataacatgattttacacattttaacacttcacaaggcgaaaacaaatcattagagatgcctaggatcaaaaatcaaaaatgtcaaaatttggtcaaaaatattcaattggacaaaaattcacatttcatcttcaacacttagacaaatttaagctctgcatcaacattccaattgaaaattagaccattctggcgaattcattgcattcaaaatttgcatcctagaaaaggaagctcaaaagctctcaaaaacgactggattttggcctgaaaagacaaaaaattaaaaccctaaggcttgaccctaaatccagacgaccaactgactaacaaaaccctaaaaaagcaaagcgaaaacgaacaaaacgagcaaaaaacatgggtccccatttgcaatggggcgatgtgtgaaaacgtcacaacaggtattGATAACAAACTCAAGTGATGATCCCAAAACCTCTTAtgaaaaaaaatatacaaatgaaaatgcttaggttgaatcattttttttcttttcaagtttTGACATTTAAACCCTCCACGTTCTATCAATTTATTAAGAATGATAATAAGATATGTAAAAAGAGCAAATGTAGCATGCCCAAAAGTAAACCAACCCCTTCGACTACTCCAAAaaacaccacatatttatattcAGACATCATTGATTCCCGAAAATGctcttttataattttaaaattagcaTTTAATGTATCATTTTACTCCTAAAAAATAGTACGATTTTATGGAGAATAAATTGAATTATTACAAACGAACAAATTTCAAACCAATTATGATTTGAGATATCAAGGAAAATGGCTAGGCCTAGTTTCAGTATAAAAAATCGCCAAAGAAAGTTTAAGCTTCATGGATATTTCAGTTATCCAAATTAGATGCCCATTATAATGTAAGTATTCATTCTACTTTCGCATTCCAGGCGGATAACTCTCTTGTGATTTTATCCGTTTAGATTAGAGGTAGAATAATCAGAAAGCACAATCTTTGGTAATCTACTTTTTCAAATCTCGATTTGAGAAAGTCGATAAATGACTAGGGATTCCTAGTAGGATTATAATACATTGCCATTATTTGCAACTGTCTGCACAATCTGAAGAGCCCTTCAGCCACTAAAGTAATTTATTGTACAATGTCTGGGTAGAAGATTGCAAGTTGACGTCTTTGAAGCAGCTGTTACTGGCAATCTCTCTGCAGCAGTTCCATGTCTAAAAGTTCTGAAGATAATTCCAGCGTTTTGAAGATTCAACTAAGTTTTTAATCACCACAAAGCAGGGAGAACTCTGGACAGTATGAAAGTGTATGCTATAGAGAGTAATGCTCCCAGAGGAATAGTAACTACCCATGATGCTACAATTTCTTTCACTATTTCAGAATCAACATTCTTTAAACCTCTGGCAAATCCAACTCCCATGACCGCCCCCACTAGTGTGTGTGTTGCAGAAATTGGAAGCCCAAATCTTGATGCAACTGTTACTACTGTTGCAGCCGCAAATTCAGCTGCAAATCCTCTAGTTGGAGTTAATTCAGTGATTTTTTTCCCAATGGTTCCAATCACACGGTAACCCCATATTAGCAAACCCGCTACTATACCAAATCCTCCCCAAAGAAGTATTGTAACAGACACTGTTGAATCATTTCTTAAGACTTGACCTGGAAGAATTGCCAAAGCAGATGAGATAGGCCCAATTGCATTTGCAACATCATTGGCTCCatgagcaaaggacataaaacaagcTGACAGTATTTGCATGTAGCCAAAAACAGCATAGACAATCCTCAGCTGGGTGCCGCTAGGACCCCCTACTTTCGCTAACAGATTAAATGGACTCAACTTCTTATCAGAGGAATTGCTCGCTGCAGGGATCTCACAGTACTCTCCAATTAGTTGTCCAAGCTGCCTCTGAATGGTAAAATACACTAGTAGTGCACCCAAAGCACCGAGAGCCAAGGCAGCTGCAAAACGGAAGATTGCACCCAAGTCACTGGGAAAACAAGTTAAAGAAAGTGCTGTAACTCCCAAAAATACTATTGTCGGAGCTGCTTTTACTGCTGCCTGTGCTGGGTTTGGGGCACTGTATACAAACTATTACAGAAATCAAAATGTTAGTATTTTTTATCAAGAAAAAGTTCAATGACTTGTAACTAACTTGACAAATTTTAAACTTTACTAGAAATGCAGAAACTCAGATGAAACAAGTTTTCTATTACATTAACTATTTGTGTCCAAAACTTTAAGCTTTCATGATATACATTTCAGTGGAAACTGTAATTATACACATCATTGCAGCCCAAACTGGATTAAGTTGTACGCTTCTTGCGGTCTATTATATATGAAAAATGCTTGCCACCTCTTTGCCCTTAGAATTAGTCAAAGAGAAGATGTCCATGGTAAGGTTGGGTAATTACACGACAAATGATAAATCATAAGATTGCCCACCCTCATGGCTATTGCTCCCATCTCCAGTTAAAAGCATTTAGACTGTAACTTATCTGCACATTCTATGAAGTTTTTAATTGACATCATAAACTAAAGTCTAGGAGGCATTGCAGGGGATATCTGGACAGCAAATCCCTGGGAGCTCTAGACTTGAATTTGTTACCCTTTTCATGGTCTGAAATGTGCTAGACTGCAGGCGATGTTTTTGGCTAATACAGCCCAACTACAAAGTAAAGAAATGTGGTAGTGCAAGTCTTAGAAATTACCCGTCTTATGCACATGTAGATGATAAATGCACCTGCAGAACCAAGAAGAGGAGATATAATCCATGAAGAAACTACTCTTGCAAGTGACCACCAACGGACAGCAGATGCTCCTCCATAAACTAAACCAAATCCAACCATTGCACCAATTATACAATGAGTTGTTGAAACTGGCAATCCATAGTAAGAAGCCACCTGAAATCCAGAAAAAGGTTAAAAAGCTACCTAAAAACGAACCCAGAAAAATCAATAAGCAAGGCTCACAAAAATGTTGTAAAGAATTGATAATATATTACTAAATTAGTAAATTCATATTTTGATTCATGGCAATGAAAACATATATAGATCCTTGTTTTCACAACTGTAATGATCTTCATTTCAAACTGGTATATAATATATCAAGTTTAACCATACAATACTGAGGATTGTTTGCATGTTTTGCATATTATAGAATTGATAACTAAACTAGTATGCTCCTGCATCCTTCAAAATAGAAAATTTGACAAATAAAAACTATAAATTTTATCTGGCAATTCATGTAAAAATCCCATGATTTTCATGACTGGTCTATTAGTAAAAAATTAAGAATAATTTTTCCCTTATTTAAGAGATGAAAATTGTAACCGGTCATACACATTTCTGTGCATAAAACTGAAAACCAACAAACCATATAGAAAGTTCTCGATGCTGGCAATAAATCTGTTGATTTAGTACTTTCAGAAATGAAATAAAGTAATAAACTATGGATAAGAAAGCACACCTCAGTTTCATATTCttggataattaattaaatgtatGTCCATGCTTCAGCTGAAGGACTTAAGCAAGCCAAAAAGTACAATATCAATAGCCTTTGCAAAAAATCTATCAATCAATAATATTGAGAGCTTGCAATAGCTTAATATATATAGGCCTGCTAAGGGGACTGGATAGGTGATAAACTTCATGATGAGAAGGTATCACAAAGTGTACGGTACAACTGATGACATCAACCTAAGAGTAGAGGCACGTTTAGAGATAGTTGTATAAACATAGTTACAAGCCTTGGCAAGTCTCGAGGTGAGCAGGTCGAAACGAGGCCTAAGGACTCATGATTGAAGTATCCGGCGAGTCTTGATGAGTAGACTCGGCCAGGtcaatgaaaaattaggaaaaaaaggcataaaaatttgaaaatgcttaaatgtaaatgcaTGAAATTGAAACATTTTTCGAAGTGTTTGAAAGACTTTTGGAGGATGGTTAAAACTGGTCTTAATTGAAAATTGCATACGTCATGACAATTTGTGTGGTCTCAAAGGCTTTAGTTTGGATTTGGTGGTGGGGGCTCTGCTCCTCGACTATGCCCTATATTGTGATAGAGAGCGCACTAGGGGCACCTGCCACTAGACCCTACAAGGGGGCTTGTCCCTCAACCCTACTAGGGACCTTGCCCCCAAACTCCCCCAAAGGGTGTTGCCCGTTGACCCCATTAGGGGTATTGACCCAAAATCCCCACAACAAGCTCTTCCCTTGACCCAACTAGGGGCACTACTCTCAAATCCCTGCTctaatttttaaaaacaaaaaaaatgaaaatctgTTTGTGCCATGTTGGATGGAAGAACAacatttttaaaaattttcaaCTGTTTTCCAATTACATTCCTTGTAATTAAGCAATATTTATAATTCTAGTTTGCTAATTCAAACCGTATCCTAACTAATGCTCCTAAGGCTATAGCAGCAGTTACAAACTTGTCTAAGGTACAAGTGAATGAGCCACATAAAGCTAGGGGATAGAAGTTCCTTTTTACCATAGTCGATGACTCCATATTGTAATTTTTGTTTTTGATGCCATGGATATCATAACCATGAGTTCTACAGTATATACACCTTAAAAACTTGACAATAATTATATATCTAACAATGTTGTTTCCTTTAGCTAAAATCCACTTTTATACTCttgtgatcgatgtatacttgtgtatgtgatcaaagtagcttctatttgattaGTTTGTGTCTctcaaaaaatatttatcaaagggtgcatgaaacaagttttaaatacttGAAAATATCTAGATTTCATGGCTTTTTCAATTTGTTGAGTTCGTGACAAGAAGAGGTATTGTGTCTAAGTCTAAGTAAAAAATCAGCTTGCCAAGTTTGAGGTGAGTTCTTGTCTTGTAACACTGAGTACAAGGCATCATGGGACAATGGCCAAATACATTGGTGCTAGGGAGCTTTGATAATCATGAAAGCTTCCCCTCCCCTCTTAATTATTATATGAACAATATTCTTGAATCTTCCATCTGGGTTTTCATTTAGCTAGCTAGTGTCATTTTTTAAAATGGTACCCTTCTTCTCTCCTGCctgatcctattattcctcaattGTAGCCACATTTTCTAGTAATAGGGGAGGAAAAAAGGAGATGCCATGACTATAAGGAGACAAGGCCAAAGGGGAAAGAATGTCAAAGGAAGGAGTGGAAGACTAGAACAATATTGACAGATTACTTCATTTCATATCTTGAGAGGGATATTTCAAGCCCAAATCTGCACACTTGGATCTTGAACAAGCCAAGGAGATTGATGGGGCTCCATGTGTAGGCATAAGGGAAGCCATGACCAAGTTGCTCTTAGATTTGGGACAATCTCTAGGTAGAAGGAATGTATTTGAGGCATCCCAAGCCTAAAGTTGCATCTTCATGTTATCAAATGCTGTCAGAATCTACTTACTTCATGGGGATATCAAGGGGGTGGAGAACCAGGCCAATGCCTTTTTTGACTGTTTTTAGAGTACTCCCACATTGTAAAGAAGCGGCAAGAGCGTATGCACAGAGGCCTCAAGGAAATTGCCAAGGTATTGAATATTAACCTATCTCTTGATAATAAATTTGATGCCTCTATTTGTCGTGAGAATGAAGTTTGGAGGATTTGGTTGAAATTCCTCCCCCTACTATGTATGAGAAAGGTAATAAGTGTAAGGGAGGTTAGGAGTGTTCTGTGGcactgtcataacccctctttggacattggattaaataaatacgataattaaaacatttaatgatattggaaaatcatctcatttatgagacttcatgattttcttctaatatatgattattaatgtttattatttattattttattttaatataacgttattaatattatattaactattaagaagttttaccataaaatactattaattaaataaatataaaatagatatattgaaaatataatataatattacacttaccatataaaataaatataaaatataacataaatttgtcaaaatacattatatttattatttggaCTAATATCGTATTAATACGATACCATTGACAGAAACCTATATACAAAATAAACTatttatgactacaaatgaaatgCTCTCCTTAATCATACTAAGGAAGAGCGAATGACTTGTTAAACAAAAGCATCAAGTTAAAACGCGGGGAAGATAAGGCACCAAGGGTGATTGCGGTTCAAACAGGGAGCGGTGGCTCCAACAATCACCACCGCTTACCCTTTCTTCAGCGGCCACGAGGGGCGCTacatatccccccccccccccgcagaTATTAAAAGGCACCGTGAGGAAGGAATAGGGATATCGAAGGGATTTTATTTTCTACTTCATATCCATTTATGGAGCACTCCAGTTGAGCAGCAGCCTCTTTGGCTTGGACACACAAATACTAGTGTTGTAACTCAGAAATAGTATCACATAGAATCGCCATTATAATCGGGCATATCAGGCCCATTCGTACAAGTCGGAAGGTCTTACCAAACCCAAACAAGTTCATCTTTGCATAGTGATAAAGCAATACCAGTTAATATTGATCGACCAATAAGTAGTATATCGTAATTACACAAGACACGTGTCAAATAAACAATCGGGTTGATCAAAGGAGAAGCATTACTCTTAAATCAGATAAAGACCAGTATatttcagagatatcattcatataTTTTTAGTCTATATTGGATTGATATCTGGTTATCTATGTAATCTCTTAATATTGAATAGTCTAAAATTGATACAAGAAAAAAAGAATCATTGAACGAAGAAACCATCATCATTATACAAGTCAATTGTCATTATAATTCTCGCAAAAACCATATCAATGTTACCATAAGTGGAAATCCAATTGTATGATCTGTTAGTCAAGCAAACATAGCATCGGTTCATATTAATTATGACTAAGACATTACAATGGACGACAATTATCTAAAGGGGTGTGATATTATTAATGATTATCATTGAGACAATTTTCTATGTTAACAACAAAATGGTCATTGAAGGACAATACATGACCCTTCGAGAAATAGCTATCCCAAAAGGACACGATCTTAGGAGATAAAGGTTGTATATATTCAAAATCGGAAATCTGAACAGCACCATCACACTTGCATGTATTCATAGCAAAATTAGAAACAACACTATGGCATTATTGCTACAAATAACAAGGAGAAGGCTCACAGCATATTGCACATCGCCATATCAGGAATAGCAGTGATAACTCTCTAATTGCAGATTGCAgtagcatacaaatcagatttttCCATCGCATAAATCTTCAAAGAATTATCAGAGCCAGCAAGATACTCCATCTTAATCATTCAAGGTTGTACATTGCAGATTCATATATCAAGAGTCAAGACTCTCATCACATCAAATAATACCTGAAGATCATTTTGATATTGATAATATATAATCAGATATAACTATATAGATCATAATTATCATTCTCAAAAAGATTTATTAAGGAATTTCATGTTTGATAAGATTTTTAACTAGAAGAAGTCTCTTGAAATTGAATGTGAGTCGATGGTCCCTAATTCCAAAGAATttacaaaaagggacattacaggcACTTTTATAATTTGCCTCACTACCCCGAATGGGGCTCTTCCTTCCAAGCTCTTGTTTTGATACTTCTATGAATGCATGCGACTGCTATGGTGGGAGGACCACTATAATTTGTCCCCTTGATATGTTGTAAGTGTCGATTTAGCTTGATGAAAAGTTGGTCTAGGCATTACTACAGATGGACAATATGAAACTTGATGTATAAGTTTTTTTGGAGGAAATAGCAAGCTTACAAAAGTGATATTATCGAATATATAGAATGACAATTTCACATGGAAGTGTTCAATTGATTTTCATTGCTCAAGTTATATGATGCCATAAAGCTTCAAATGTTTTTTGAGGATGATAAGAATATGATAGATAATTGTATTTGGGATGGATCTAGTGGACTCATTGTTACCATAATCTGAGCTATTTAAAGCTCTTTTTGAGGCCCCTTGATGCCTAACCTAAGTTTactagcaaaataagataaaatgacttgctatatatatattatatatacgtgtgtgtatgtgtgcatgcaTGTACACGTGGCCAAAATCATGCATTTATTGTCTATCCTCTAAGATTGGATTTCAGCGTACAATATTTTACCTAAAGTAAATTCTAAATtgaatctataattttttttatttcaatataCACCTTTAGTTTTGAGATTAAGAATTAAATTTCACATTTGACACATGGGTGCTACTAGTAGAGCAACCATAATTCAGCCCATAAAATGGACTATCATCCTAAAATACCTTAAATCAACTCCCTAGATTGCATAAGCTTTATGTTTGGTTCATCACAATGTTTTTATAGTGCATGCACTGGTGAACCTCTATGTAATGCCTCAAAATACCTCTCAAGAAAAATCTCTAaaaggaacaattttttttttaagatttcaaTATTGACATCTTTTAACGCCCTCCAACAGATATCTTAATGCTTGATAACTAACAATTCAGGTTTTCTTACCCACAAAGGCTACATCATGATAAGAACACATTTTTGGAAGTGATTAGACAAGGACTTACAATAGGCCAAATCATGACCAACATGATAAGGTTTACTTAATTTATCATCACAGGCTCATATAATGCCATCAATTATTTTATAATACCATGTAGCATGCTTGAAAACATTCTATTAAACTACTGAAGTGTCTTGCAACAATCCTACAATCTATCTTACAACCAACCACATGGTACCTGCATCCTTCTGCAGGAGCAGTTACAATGTGTTACAACTCTTGCAACATATATAATCTTTATGTGTTG includes:
- the LOC131067386 gene encoding inorganic phosphate transporter 2-1, chloroplastic, whose protein sequence is MTRLAWNLQLKGRKNMLTFVHYCPGKATAAVRSLPINSYNPLGIVKPNGKSQMAFAGYEISLSHSKGNSNSSCLNRNKTSITPFYLLPILNGHKNLRATLSSFAEGDNIDENVKDEILHEQGSENNDNEGAKNGLLQGMAEAFNISPETAYGITGGIVLIALFFPVCMQPVTAANPLKFKLLSYLILLCGFYMAWNIGANDVANAMGTSVGSGALTLRQAVVTAAVLEFSGALLVGSHVTHTMQNGILTPGAFNGRDALLFSGFFSSLAAAGTWLQVASYYGLPVSTTHCIIGAMVGFGLVYGGASAVRWWSLARVVSSWIISPLLGSAGAFIIYMCIRRFVYSAPNPAQAAVKAAPTIVFLGVTALSLTCFPSDLGAIFRFAAALALGALGALLVYFTIQRQLGQLIGEYCEIPAASNSSDKKLSPFNLLAKVGGPSGTQLRIVYAVFGYMQILSACFMSFAHGANDVANAIGPISSALAILPGQVLRNDSTVSVTILLWGGFGIVAGLLIWGYRVIGTIGKKITELTPTRGFAAEFAAATVVTVASRFGLPISATHTLVGAVMGVGFARGLKNVDSEIVKEIVASWVVTIPLGALLSIAYTFILSRVLPALW